The genomic stretch TCACAATTCACAAACCGAGGCATTTTTTGCAAGGGGTCGAACAGAGGAAAGAAAATCTGGGAAGCGGGGAAAATCTCGTTCAAAGTCACGAGGGAAGTTTCCTGCtaaagatgaatgtgccttttgtcgccaaaagggtcattggaagaaagactgccccaaattgaagaacaaagagaaggagaaagcgGGTTCTGAAGCAAATATTGCAAAATCTGGAGATGATGATTTCGAGTTTGCTTTGGCTAGTTCATCTGCTGATGGTCACTCCAAGGAGTGGATTTTGGATTCAGGTTGCACCTATCATATATGTCCCATTCGAGAATGGTTTTCTAGCTTCGAGGAGCTGGATGGTGGAGTTGTTTTGATGGGTAATGATAATGCCTGCAAAACACAAGGGATAGGCAAAAtctgtttgaagatgcatgatgGAACAGTCAGAGAATTAAGTgatgttcggtatgtaccggatatgaagaaaaatcttatctcACTGGGTGCATTGGAATCCAAGGGTCTCAAGATCACCATGAAGGGTGGAGTTCTTAAAGCTGTTTACGGGGCACTGGTGGTGATGAAAGGTACAAGACGAAATAACTTGTATTTCTTGAAGGGGAGTACAGTTATTGGTGAAGCAGCTGTCACCGAAGCTGCTGACGCAGATAGCACAGACACCACGAGGTTATGGCATATGCGTCTTGGGCATGCTGGTGAAAAAGCGTTGCAAGGATTGGTGAAGCAAGGCTTATTGAAAGGTGCAAAggcatgcaaattggaattctgtgagcattgtgtgtTGGGTAAGCAAACTAGAGTAAAATTTGGCATTGCTATTCACCACACTAaaggcattcttgattatgttcacactgatgtttggggaccttcCAAGAATGCATCTTGGGGAGGTAGCcattattttgtctcctttgttGATGACTTCTCTAGAAGAATATGGGTGTACACCATGAAGCGTAAAGATGAAGTCTTGAAGATATTCCTGAAGTGGAAAAAGATGATTGAAACGCAAAGCGGTCGAAAGATCAAGACTCTCAGATCAGACAATGGGGGTGAATATAAGTCTGATCCTTTCTTGAAAGTTTGTCAAGATGAGGGTATTGTGAGGCACTTCACGGTTAGGGAGACACAGCAACAGAATGGGGTGGCGGAGCGCATGAACCGTACTTTGCTTGAGAAAGTTCGGTGTATGTTGTCTAATGCTGGATTAGGCAAGGCGTTTTGGGCTGAGGCAATTACTTATGCAAGCCATCTCATTAATCGATTGCCAGCTGTTGCGAATGAGGGCAAAACGCCCATGGAGGTATGGTCTGGTAAACCTTGTACTGAttacaagttcttacacatattTGGTTGTCCTGCTTACTATCATGTCAGAGAAAGCAAGTTGGATCCAAGAGCAAAGAAAGCTCTATTTATGGGCTTTAGCACTGGCGTGAAGGGATACCGACTCTGGTGTCCAGATGAGAAGAAATTTGTTGTAAGCAGAGATGTGACCTTTGATGAGGCTGCTATGGTTAATCAGAACAAACATGAAGGTGAAACTGAAACAACCGAGACCATGAGTAGCTCAAAGCAGGTGGAGTTACTGAAGACTCCAGTTGTTCCAGTAAGGTCTGATAGTCCTACAGTTAATCATGATGATGAGgacgaggatgatgaagaggaggCACCTACCCAAGAGCCTCCACAGCAACAAGACTATATTGCaaccagaagatcgagaagggaGATTCGAAAGCCTGCTCGATTTACTGATATTGTGGCATATGCACTTCCCGTTATTGAAGATGATATTCCATTCACCTACAAAGAAGCTATCATGAGTTcagagtacgagttgtggaaGAAATCTATGGATGAGGAGATGAAATCTCTTCATAAAAATAAGACTTGGAAGCTGGTTCAGTTACcaaaggggaagaaagaaattggttgtaaatgggtgtatgccaaaaAGATGGAATCTTTGGGAAAAGACAATGTAAGATTCAAAGCCAGATTGGTAGCTAAAGGCTATGCTCAGAAAgaaggcattgactacaatgaggtATTTTCTCCTGTAGTAAAACATTCTTCTATTCGTATTCTGTTGGCTTTGGTTGTGCagtttgatcttgagttggcccaacttgatgtcaagactgcgttcttacatggtgatttggaggaagagatttATATGTCTCAGCCAGAAGGTTTTAAGGTTGCTGGAAAGGAAAATTGGGTttgcaaattggaaaaatcattgtatggcttgaagcagtctccaagacaatggtacaAGCGATTTGATCGATTTATGATCGGGCAAAAGTACACAAGAAGTCACTATGACCATTGTGTATACTTTCGCAAACTACAAGATGGAACCTTCATTTATCTGcttttatatgttgatgatatgcttATAGCATGTAAGAGCAAAGTGGAGATTGAAAGGTTGAAGACTCAACTGAGtaatgaatttgagatgaaagactTGGGAGAAGCTCGGAAGATACTAGGtatggaaattgaaagagataGACCGAAGGGCAAGATTAGTTTGTGTCAGAAGCAGTATTTGAAGAAGGTACTACAACGTTTCAGGatgaatgaaaattcaaaaccgGTTAGTACACCTCTTGCCCCTCATTTCAAACTTAGTGCTTCTATGTCTCCTAAAACTGTTGAAGAGAGTCAGTACATGGCTCAAATTCCTTATGCAAATGttgttggtagtttgatgtatgctaTGGTGTGTACTAGGCCTGATATTTCACAAGCTGTTAGTATTGTTAGtagatatatgcataatccaggAAAAGGGCATTGGGAAGCTGTGAAATGGATTCTACGGTATATTCTGGGTACTGTGGATGTTGGTTTATTGTTCCAGCAGGATAAAATTACTGGTCAATGTGTTGTTGGATATGTGGATTCTGATTACGCAGGTGATTTGGACAAGCGTAGATCCACTACAGGTTTTGTATTCACTATTGCTGGAGGTCCAGTAAGTTGGAGGTCGACTCTGCAATCTACAATTGCTCTGTCAACTACTGAGGCTGAATACATGGCTGTAACAGAAGCTATAAAGGAAGCCATCTGGCTTCAACGGTTGCTTGATGACTTAGGGGTTCAACAAGACCATGTGGATGTTCATTGCGACAGTCAGAGTGCTATTCATTTAGCAAAGAATCAAGTTCATCATGCACGTACGAAACACATTGACGTGAGGTTCCATTTTGTTCGTGAGATTATTGACGAGGGAGATATTCTTCTTCAGAAGATTGGGACCGCTGACAATCCTGCGGATATGTTGACAAAGCCAGTTTCGTTGCTCAAGTTTAAGCACTGCTTAGACTTGATTGGCatttgtaaaatttgttgattgccCCATGGGGGAGTGGGAGACGACTATTGGAAGTTCTACTTAGAGGGTTtgcgccaaggtggagattgttgattattggctcaaacaagtagtctaaaaccaacaaatgatgttggctacttttgtggtcaaaattgatggttggcatgctacatgtgggaaataaaatggatggtcttatgcctaatttgttgtcaaagaatggatgcatttatgcctaattcttttgacttgatgagaggcctttggcctataaaaggaggtgtaGGCATAACTCAAAGACAACATcaaggagaaaggaagagagaaaaatagcaagaagccatttggcatagagaagaattttctcaaattgtcttgctttgtatttttggttttctcttcctattgtaagtgtgTGAGCTTGgggttattcgggtctttgggaaattgagtgataaacactattgtatgttctcattgattatagtggaatactccgtcgtctccaaactggatgtaggcattgccgaaccagtataaatcttggtgttcttgttggtattgttccatttatcttttgtcagttattgtggtttatttttcactcacacttggttgacgcttccgcacaacaGGTGGTTATGAGATGGTTGAATATAAGCTTCTGAACTCTGAGGCCCTTGGAATCGATCCAAGATTGATACAATCAAGAACGTTCAATGATCTGGTATATtgaataattattataactgtTAGTTTACAGTTCTTAATTGTTTTATTGATATTGCTTCCCTTCTCTGTCTTATAGCTCCAACTCTACTCCATCGTTACCATTACATGCCATGACGGCAATTTGGAGAAGATCAAGAAGGGTATCGTGGCCCCTGCGCTGCTTACTGGTGGAGGTCATCAGATTATTCTGCCTCCCGATGCTGACATTGGAGCCAAGGGATCCATTGCCCCACTTATCGACTACATCTCGGGCAACCCGGACAGCCCAGCTCCAAGTTCCGCTCCTCAACTTGGATTATTTGGACTGGAAACAGATTCCATTCTTGCACTCACCACAGGTGCTGCTGGGGAAGCTTCCACCTCCTAATTCAGCATGAGTGGCGCCCAATTTTCACTCTTACTTCGGCTAATTTGGAAATTTGCAATTTTCTTTGCTACGAACTTTTTTGCTGTAATCAGACacgtttttcaattttgttttgttgtttgctCGAATCATGTCTTTTGTGTTCTGCATGCTTGATTGTGTTTGTGTAGCAAGATAAGAAAACTATGAATTTCAAACCATGGTTCTGTAGTTTTGCTACGTTCAGATGTTCATTTTCTCGGTGAACCCTCGTCCTGCCATTTGAAATTCTTCACCCAGATCTTTCTTTCTCCGAGgtttagttttgttaattagttCTAACATCGGATCATTAGGGTGAGTTGTGTTATGGTTGGGAGTCCCCATATGGAGGGCAGGGCACACACTGCACAGTTGTTTCAAGCTGTTACTGATATGTTCCTCATCAGAGCTGTACGAGGGGGATTACACAGCTAGAGATGGTCAAGCCTTTAGCCTTGAACAAGGTGACCGACCGGGAGGTGAATATGTGCACTGTTAATTTTGTCCTTGCCATCTTTAGATTTGAGAATATTGTAATCTCAATTCTCTGCTGGCATGCATGTATAGGgttaaaaacgaaatggttatcggAACACAGAAATGAAAACTAAAGGTTAAAAATGAAATGATCCTCAAACGGAACCTAATATGGTCATTCTACAAAGATAGCAATTTGGGGACTCGCCTTTGCTCCAAACAGATCGAGGAGAACTAAGGTCACTAGCCTTTCCAAAATCAAAATGCCATTTACTCCTGACTtagaaataaaatatcaaagaaCAATGACATCCACTCACAAATTTCGGTTTCTTTTTGGAGTTAATGCAGATCTCCAAAATTGTTTCAGGATATACCATTTTGATCTGCAAAAAATATCACTAACCTCCCAAGTTTGGGAAACAGAACAACAGCAGCAATCCCAGTCGAAAATGCTGAGTGAAGAAAATCCAAAGTTGCTCAGCTCCATCCCATGTTTCCATAGTTCCAAGCCCTCATAAGTCACAGCTTGACGAACTGCTGCCGATCAAGAAGCACCTGTGGGTCCATTAGTGGTTTTGCTGATCACACCTTTCCCAAAATACTCAGCGATCACAGAAAAACCATCCTTTGAACTTTTAACTTGCTGGAAGAACCGATCCTGATCTTTGGAGTTCCGCTCTAGACTTCTTTTTGTTTCGAGAACAGATTTGTATTCAGGAGCACATACAGGACACTCCTCATTATCCCCGAGGCAACGCTGATGGAATGAGTGGATACACATAAAATGCACAGCTGGGAGATCGAGGGTGAAAGTGCATGCAGTGCACTTGCTGAGCTGAAAGATTCTGGCATTTGTCCTAAGATCCTGAATTTCGTTTCTCATTGCAGATGTGGTTTCCTGAACAATGAAAGGATTCATTAGATAACCTCTCTCACACGCACACAACCACACATAGTTTGGATTGAAACCTAAAGGGCATGAAGTATAATTTTGTTTGGCAGATTTTATTTATTGACAAAACTTTATTTAGTAACCCACACACAAAGTAATATTCTTATCAGAAATCATGAAGAGCACCACCATGTATCTGAATGTATCTTTCGTGACAAAGACTCAGCTTCACTTACTGGGGTAACATGTAAAGAACTATTTTCGTACCAAACATGTTTGGTAATTTCCATTGTTTAAACCTTATTTTATACGTTAAAGTTCCTCAGATTAGTTTTTTACTTGCTAAATAATATGCCAATTTCCCACAAAGAACACTGGTTACGAGAACATTGAAAGATCAAGTCCCTAGATTTGTGATGCACATGTCATAGCTATTTAAATTACTAGAgcattttttcccttttttctgtGCAGTTTCAGACCTAACTAGAATCCCATGCAACATTATCTGATACACTGCTTTGACAAGATTACATTCGTCATTCGTGCCATTACAAAAGTTTCCAAGGAAAGCGTAAATAAGAAACATAAAATGTTAACCAACTTTTACTGGAAGCAGGCGAAATGAACAACAGAGGTACAATAGATAAATTCACAATGACAGCTGCAGTAAGGACTAACCTGATACTTTTCAATTGCTCGACGGTCCTCTTCGATCAGCCTCGATTCTTGTTCAAGCTTTCTGGCAATGTAATCCTTAATGACAGAGAGTGTGAGACATGGATTTCTGGACAAAGTTTGAAGAACAATAATAGGAGGCAATATGTCATCCCTTTCTATATATGTCAAAACTTCCTTCACTTCTTTGGAGCAATCTTCTCCAAGTTCACCAAAATATTTTAGCAGATCTGCCCAAAGAGTGGGGTCCCCACCCTTCCCTGAATCCCCTAGTCGTTTGCAGCAATCAATCAAACCCTCGTGGTCATGAGCTTGCATGTAGCAAGCAATCACCTCTTtataaagtttcaatttttcataGAGATACAACAGGCCTTCCTTAAATGCATTCATTTCACAAAGAATTATGGCAAGGTCAACATCATAAAGCGGAAATTCCAGGTCAGATGGCCATGCACTCTTAAGAAGTCGTAGCCCTTTCTCTTGCTTTTCAAAACGGTCCTTTTCCTTGTTTGAATCTTTGGTATAAGCAATCAATTTCTCATTGGACTGGCTTCTTGATGTTGCAGCTGCACCTGATCTAGCCCTGAGATTAAGATCTTCACCATTGCCAGCTTGTGATATTGATGGGAAACTCAAGTCATTGGACAAGTACAACTCCAAGAGCGTGTTATGGATTTCTACTTGTGCAGGAGAGTCCTTGACCTTGTCGGTATATTTTTCAAGAAAATCCATAAGCCAGGGAAGATGATGGGTGAAGATGTTGAGAAAATCAACCGGAGATGGCAACATTGTCAGGTATGCACCAGTAGCGGCTCCTCTCTTGGATGATTCACCATCCTCAGTGCACAGCCTCATGAGTATCTCAATTGTTTCCACAGGCTTGTGCTCAATAAGAATCTTACCATACTCTTTCACTGTCACTCCAGCTTGGCTTGGTTCAAGGCTTGAAATATATTGCAAAGCTTCCTCATATCGGCCAAGATCTTCAAGCAAGATCTTTAAGTACCATTCATGCTTCCCGGCCTTTTTAGCAACATACATTGCATGCTCATGGTAGTTGGTGGCACGGCAGACTCTTATTGCAGTCTCCACATCAAATTTATGTTCCCCAACACCATCCTCACTTTTAATGAACACATTTAGCTTGTCAACATCTTTCAATTTGGTGTAGCAATTCAGTAGAAGAGTGGTATGATCTTTGGAAGCAAGCCCCTTCTCATGCAATTTTTCCAAGTAATTTGTAAGGTTGTAGATTCGTTGTGCATCTAGAAACTTCTGTATCACATAAGAAGGCTCAAGGTGACCAATGGTATGGATATACTGGGCCATTGCCTCATCATAATCTTGCTTGCTATATAGATGATCCCCATACTTTCTCAGCACTTCTGCAGTTGCGGCAGCATCCGCTTGCTGACTTTGAACAAGGTTGATGGCAACGGTATAAAGATTCTTCTTAAAGAGCATATCTAACTTACTCTCCATATCCTTCTCCCCAATGCACAAAGCTGATTTGTCAGCCATGATAAGTATTATGTTACCCCATTCACAAAGCATGTGAGAAACCTCTTTGATCGCTAGGCTGTGAGCGATTAAACGGTTCTTCAAGTCATAAATGTTGAAAGTGTTGCTGCTATTTCTTTGATCTGCAATAACACAAAGAAGGTATCCACGAAACcaccctaaattttttttttctccttcaaaAGCCCAACATGGTCCACGCCCATCAACTTCATAAAAATACACGGCCTCAGGTCGACCAATTATCAACTCCTGTCAcaataagtaaataaataaaatgctaAGGTATACATAAACATACACCAACGGAAAAGGGAAGTAGAATTGCGTACCAAGCGATCACTCATTGCAACACTGTTCATATTACTTCCAATCTGATCTAGGGTCTGCCGCCTTGTGTTTGAGGGTTGATTCTGCAAGATGAACAAGCTCACAGAGGACGGAGTAACAGCAAACAACTGAAGGGCTTGACCGTCCACTCTGAACCCCAGTCCCGTAATTGAGGACTGGCTCTTGTCAGAATGGATTTCCACCTGAAGCTTGAACCTGGTGATTCGTTCTCGTGCAATATCCCCTTTAATGCAGTAAATCGAACCATTATCCAAGCCAATAGCTATAAGCAGTATCGGAGGTGCCTCCTCTAGTACTAAAAATGATGTAATCTGCAGTAATAAACAATGACTCGATTCAAAACCCTATTGTCTCTATCAAATTCGGGGGTTCACAAATTCCAATGGGCACAAATACTACCTTTGCTTCAGGAAATTGGTTAGTGAATATCCTCAAGATTCCAATGCAATCAGGGCTCGTTGTGCTTGAGCTTGTGCCCTCGGACTGCATCCTATCCAGGTCGAAAACCTT from Pyrus communis chromosome 7, drPyrComm1.1, whole genome shotgun sequence encodes the following:
- the LOC137739918 gene encoding uncharacterized protein, encoding MVEYKLLNSEALGIDPRLIQSRTFNDLLQLYSIVTITCHDGNLEKIKKGIVAPALLTGGGHQIILPPDADIGAKGSIAPLIDYISGNPDSPAPSSAPQLGLFGLETDSILALTTGAAGEASTS
- the LOC137739917 gene encoding vacuolar protein-sorting-associated protein 11 homolog codes for the protein MYQWRKFEFFEEKLAGKCAIPEEVEGKIECCSSGRGKVVIGCDDGTVSFLDRGLNFSYGFQAHSSSALFLQQLKQRNYLVTIGEDEQITPQQSAMCLKVFDLDRMQSEGTSSSTTSPDCIGILRIFTNQFPEAKITSFLVLEEAPPILLIAIGLDNGSIYCIKGDIARERITRFKLQVEIHSDKSQSSITGLGFRVDGQALQLFAVTPSSVSLFILQNQPSNTRRQTLDQIGSNMNSVAMSDRLELIIGRPEAVYFYEVDGRGPCWAFEGEKKNLGWFRGYLLCVIADQRNSSNTFNIYDLKNRLIAHSLAIKEVSHMLCEWGNIILIMADKSALCIGEKDMESKLDMLFKKNLYTVAINLVQSQQADAAATAEVLRKYGDHLYSKQDYDEAMAQYIHTIGHLEPSYVIQKFLDAQRIYNLTNYLEKLHEKGLASKDHTTLLLNCYTKLKDVDKLNVFIKSEDGVGEHKFDVETAIRVCRATNYHEHAMYVAKKAGKHEWYLKILLEDLGRYEEALQYISSLEPSQAGVTVKEYGKILIEHKPVETIEILMRLCTEDGESSKRGAATGAYLTMLPSPVDFLNIFTHHLPWLMDFLEKYTDKVKDSPAQVEIHNTLLELYLSNDLSFPSISQAGNGEDLNLRARSGAAATSRSQSNEKLIAYTKDSNKEKDRFEKQEKGLRLLKSAWPSDLEFPLYDVDLAIILCEMNAFKEGLLYLYEKLKLYKEVIACYMQAHDHEGLIDCCKRLGDSGKGGDPTLWADLLKYFGELGEDCSKEVKEVLTYIERDDILPPIIVLQTLSRNPCLTLSVIKDYIARKLEQESRLIEEDRRAIEKYQETTSAMRNEIQDLRTNARIFQLSKCTACTFTLDLPAVHFMCIHSFHQRCLGDNEECPVCAPEYKSVLETKRSLERNSKDQDRFFQQVKSSKDGFSVIAEYFGKGVISKTTNGPTGAS